One Podospora pseudopauciseta strain CBS 411.78 chromosome 5 map unlocalized CBS411.78m_5, whole genome shotgun sequence DNA window includes the following coding sequences:
- a CDS encoding uncharacterized protein (EggNog:ENOG503NYCD) — MADSDVPIALRRTPRRTAASVRFQASSKTPTKGQTSSRTAPPKTSDSAVATTPRRQTTRKRVRFSDPGPLIGTGATQVEDEVSTSWTGLTPMISRTRLATGTPKRRHSSAPVYSTANTSYESEEITFLPLRQVLDGRVKRRIRRNGLSEEMNTIFAERKTKAKQTKEEMNRLRQELEEKDEAIMRLQEETVMVDSDRVWELERKVSRLRRQLSQMSGATSSPSRPSTAASSSPPQQDWTDAARDPFSKDAYSMDLGMDDDLPDNDTDEEIFGDSTMAELACSTPTRKPNATVHHTSASFRSSFPTPPSTSPARQFNTTDDPLTPCSSKPRTTTTTTTTTKATSIAIQTSLPDPAIPHLQTKLSTLQRDLDIFKNQLTSHLSLPTGTAPSDILSSLSQTLTSLSDKTHALTTLNKSLSSLGFAPSSTPNPDALDIITGISSTLRSCRLELEYLSPGELTFPLSGSGGQVLKMMVQKLQELGKRSKDAGEVIEELRERERGLKEELSARVDFTDHLQERLAKEQNDKKELEAKVEELREAVDKYTNGISKLETLISDLEERLERESIEQQLHITALERGYKDQLAEVKTRYEEELNGREEAILGWRAEIERVRGELRETGELVGRLKDEVARVGGENDALKVENAVIAQKYEAEKKRGKRIVGELGRVLALARGEESEDEEVVPSAGMEKGTKKRRYDGRMVFTNEAEAEEVEAVGVV, encoded by the coding sequence ATGGCGGATTCAGATGTTCCCATCGCGCTTCGGCGcacgccgaggaggacggcgGCGAGTGTTCGGTTTCAGGCTTCGTCAAAAACTCCAACAAAGGGGCAAACTTCATCACGAACAGCCCCACCAAAAACATCAGATTCGGCAGTTGCAACGACGCCGAGGAGGCAGACAACAAGAAAACGCGTGAGATTTTCGGATCCGGGACCGCTTATTGGGACTGGAGCAACACAAGTGGAAGATGAGGTGTCGACGTCTTGGACGGGCCTGACACCCATGATATCCCGGACTCGTCTGGCCACAGGCACCCCTAAGCGCCGACACTCTTCAGCACCAGTCTACTCAACCGCAAATACCAGTTATGAAAGCGAAGAAATcaccttccttcccctccgccaAGTTCTCGATGGCCGGGTTAAACGCCGCATTAGACGGAATGGGCTCAGCGAGGAGATGAACACCATTTTCGCCGAACGAAAGACCAAGGCAAAGCAGACAAAAGAGGAGATGAACCGTCTGAGGCAGGAATTAGAGGAAAAGGACGAGGCGATCATGAGATTACAGGAGGAaacggtgatggtggactCAGACCGGGTATGGGAGCTGGAAAGGAAGGTATCACGGTTAAGGAGGCAGTTGAGCCAGATGTCAGgggcaacatcatcaccctctaggccttcaacagcagcaagcagcagccCCCCACAGCAAGACTGGACAGACGCCGCTCGTGATCCCTTCTCAAAGGATGCCTACTCTATGGATCTGGGCATGGACGACGACCTCCCAGACAACGACACAGACGAGGAGATATTTGGCGATTCCACCATGGCCGAACTAGCATGCAGCACGCCCACCCGAAAGCCAAACGCCACAGTCCACCACACCTCTGCCTCCTTCCGGTCGTCATTCCCCACCCCGCCATCAACCAGCCCAGCTCGACaattcaacaccaccgacgacCCCTTAACCCCCTGCTCGTCCAAGccccgcaccaccaccaccaccaccacaacaacaaaagcCACCTCAATAGCAAtccaaacctccctccccgaccccgccatcccccatctccaaacCAAACTATCAACCCTCCAACGCGACCTCGACATCTTCAAAAACCAGTTAACCTcgcacctctccctcccaaccgGCACCGCCCCCTCGGACATAttatcctccctctcccaaaccctcacGTCCCTATCCGACAAGACCCACGCGTTGACAACCCTGAACaaatccctctcctccctcgggTTTGCCCCCTCTAGCACTCCAAACCCAGACGCGCTGGATATAATAACCGGCATATCCTCCACCTTGCGCTCTTGCCGCCTAGAACTGGAGTACTTATCCCCCGGGGAACTAACCTTCCCCTTGTCTGGTTCGGGGGGACAAGTTCTCAAGATGATGGTGCAAAAACTGCAGGAGCTGGGCAAGAGGAGTAAAGACGCGGGGGAAGTGATtgaggagttgagggagcgggaaagggggttgaaggaggagttgagtGCCAGGGTTGACTTCACCGATCACTTAcaggagaggttggcgaaGGAGCAAAACGACAAAAAAGAGTTGGAggccaaggtggaggagttgagggaggcggtggataAATACACCAACGGCATTTCCAAGCTCGAAACCCTCATCAGCGAtctggaggagaggttggaacGGGAGAGTATTGAGCAGCAGCTTCACATCACGGCGCTGGAGCGGGGGTATAAAGACCAGTTGGCGGAGGTGAAGACGAGGTATGAGGAGGAATTAAacgggagggaggaggctaTTCTGGGATGGCGGGCCGAGATTGAAcgggtgaggggggagttgAGAGAGACGGGGGAGTTGGTAGGGAGGTTGAAGGATGAGGTGGCGAGGGTAGGTGGAGAGAATGATGCGCTCAAGGTGGAGAATGCGGTTATTGCTCAAAAGTatgaggctgagaagaaaagggggaagagaaTTGTCGGGGAGTTGGGACGGGTGCTGGCTTTGGCTCgtggggaggagagtgaagatgaggaagttGTGCCGTCGGCTGGTATGGAAAAGGGGACGAAAAAGAGGAGGTATGACGGTCGGATGGTGTTCACGAATGAGGCTGAAGCCGAAGAAGTTGAAGCCGTTGGGGTTGTGTGA